One Yimella lutea DNA window includes the following coding sequences:
- the gcvP gene encoding aminomethyl-transferring glycine dehydrogenase, with the protein MTHSMSSSTPDFVGRHIGPSQEELEEMLQAIGYADVEALVDKAIPQTIRTSDALAVEAATSEAAVIAELREKASRNRVLTSMIGLGYYGTHTPGVIRRNILENPAWYTAYTPYQPEISQGRLEALLNFQTVVADLTGLTTSSASLLDEGTAVAEAMALMHRATRAKDDSVLLIDAQVLPQSIAVTETRADAVGIDVVIADLRKVTSAKDLEEFAGGRKVFGVVVQYPSANGEIVDWSNVACAAHDAGALVTAAADLLALTLLKSPGEWGADIAVGTSQRFGVPMGFGGPHAGYMSVREGLERNLPGRLVGVSVDADGAQAFRLALQTREQHIRREKATSNICTAQVLLAVMASMYAVYHGPDGLRRIARSVHGKAVGLAAALRAGGVELVADSFFDTVTAVVNGSADGVVEAARERGINVWRVDADHVSVSVDETTTEPELAAVAAAFGVNAPVPADGEPTWAKSLVRESEFLEHPVFNTHHSETEMLRYLRGLADRDYALDRGMIPLGSCTMKLNATTEMEAVTWPEFANLHPFAPAEQTEGIRELIDELEQWLCAITGYDSVSLQPNAGSQGEFAGLLAIHAYHEANGNGHRNVCLIPASAHGTNAASAAMAGLKVVVVKTAPTGEVDMDDLKMKLKQHGENLAAIMVTYPSTHGVYEDTITELCDLVHEAGGQVYVDGANLNALVGLAQPGVFGGDVSHLNLHKTFCIPHGGGGPGVGPVAVRSHLAPYLPNHPLSSHAGPDTGVGPISAAPFGSASILPISWAYVRLMGGAGLTDATNAAVVNANYVASRLNEHYPVLYTGEGDLVAHECILDLRGLTKDSGITVDDVAKRLIDYGFHAPTMSFPVAGTLMVEPTESESKFELDRFCDAMIAIRGEIQDVMDGTIAAEDSVLRNAPHTAISLAGEWDYKYSRKDAAYPEGVDPMRKYWAPVRRIDGAYGDRNLICSCPAPEAYED; encoded by the coding sequence ATGACGCACAGCATGTCGAGTTCGACGCCGGATTTCGTCGGTCGCCACATCGGTCCCTCGCAGGAGGAGCTGGAAGAGATGTTGCAGGCCATCGGGTACGCCGACGTGGAGGCTCTGGTCGACAAGGCGATCCCGCAGACGATCCGCACCTCGGACGCGCTGGCGGTCGAGGCCGCCACCAGCGAGGCGGCGGTCATCGCCGAACTCCGCGAGAAGGCGAGCCGCAACCGCGTGCTCACCTCGATGATCGGTCTGGGTTACTACGGCACGCACACGCCGGGCGTCATCCGCCGCAACATCCTGGAGAACCCGGCCTGGTACACCGCGTACACGCCCTACCAGCCCGAGATCTCCCAGGGACGGCTGGAGGCGCTGCTCAACTTCCAGACCGTCGTGGCCGACCTGACGGGCCTGACCACGTCGTCCGCCAGCCTGTTGGACGAGGGCACGGCCGTCGCCGAGGCGATGGCGCTGATGCACCGAGCCACCCGCGCCAAGGACGACTCCGTTCTGCTCATCGACGCACAGGTGCTGCCGCAGTCCATCGCGGTGACCGAGACCAGAGCCGACGCTGTCGGCATCGACGTCGTCATCGCCGACCTGCGCAAGGTCACGTCCGCGAAGGACCTCGAAGAGTTCGCCGGTGGCCGCAAGGTGTTCGGCGTCGTCGTCCAGTACCCGTCCGCGAACGGCGAGATCGTCGACTGGAGCAACGTGGCCTGCGCCGCGCACGACGCCGGTGCGCTCGTGACCGCTGCGGCCGACCTGCTCGCGCTCACCTTGCTGAAGTCGCCGGGGGAGTGGGGCGCCGACATCGCTGTCGGCACGAGCCAGCGCTTCGGTGTGCCCATGGGGTTCGGTGGCCCGCACGCCGGTTACATGAGCGTGCGCGAAGGTCTCGAACGCAATCTGCCTGGACGCCTGGTCGGAGTCTCTGTCGACGCCGACGGCGCCCAGGCCTTCCGTCTTGCGCTGCAGACCCGCGAACAGCACATCCGCCGCGAGAAGGCGACCAGCAACATCTGCACCGCACAGGTACTGCTCGCCGTGATGGCGTCGATGTACGCCGTCTACCACGGCCCGGACGGGCTGCGCCGCATCGCGCGCTCCGTGCACGGCAAGGCCGTCGGTCTGGCCGCGGCGCTGCGTGCCGGGGGCGTGGAACTGGTCGCCGACAGCTTCTTCGACACCGTCACCGCGGTGGTGAACGGCAGCGCCGACGGTGTCGTCGAGGCAGCCCGTGAGCGCGGTATCAACGTGTGGCGGGTCGATGCCGACCACGTGAGCGTCAGCGTCGACGAGACCACCACCGAGCCCGAACTCGCTGCTGTCGCAGCAGCTTTCGGCGTGAATGCGCCAGTGCCCGCCGATGGTGAGCCGACATGGGCCAAGAGCCTAGTGCGCGAGTCGGAGTTCCTTGAGCACCCGGTGTTCAACACTCACCACAGCGAGACCGAGATGCTGCGCTACTTGCGTGGGCTCGCCGATCGCGACTACGCGCTCGACCGCGGGATGATCCCGCTCGGTTCGTGCACCATGAAGCTCAACGCCACCACCGAGATGGAGGCGGTCACCTGGCCGGAGTTCGCGAACCTGCACCCGTTCGCGCCGGCCGAGCAGACCGAGGGCATCCGTGAACTCATCGACGAGCTGGAGCAGTGGCTGTGTGCCATCACCGGGTACGACTCGGTGTCGCTGCAGCCAAACGCCGGATCGCAGGGTGAGTTCGCCGGTCTGCTGGCGATCCACGCCTATCACGAGGCCAACGGCAACGGGCATCGCAATGTCTGCCTGATCCCGGCGTCCGCGCACGGCACCAATGCCGCATCCGCCGCGATGGCCGGGCTGAAGGTCGTCGTCGTCAAGACCGCACCGACGGGTGAGGTCGACATGGACGATCTGAAGATGAAGCTCAAGCAGCACGGCGAGAACCTCGCCGCGATCATGGTGACCTACCCCTCGACACACGGCGTGTACGAGGACACCATCACCGAACTGTGTGACCTTGTGCACGAGGCGGGTGGTCAGGTCTACGTGGACGGCGCCAACCTCAATGCGCTCGTCGGTCTCGCGCAACCGGGTGTGTTCGGCGGCGATGTCTCCCACCTGAACCTGCACAAGACCTTCTGCATCCCGCACGGTGGTGGCGGCCCGGGCGTCGGTCCGGTCGCGGTGCGCTCACACCTCGCGCCGTACCTGCCCAACCACCCACTGTCCTCGCACGCCGGACCCGACACCGGTGTGGGTCCGATCTCGGCTGCACCGTTCGGGTCGGCGTCCATCCTGCCGATCTCGTGGGCCTACGTCCGGTTGATGGGTGGGGCCGGTCTGACCGACGCCACCAACGCGGCGGTCGTCAACGCGAACTACGTCGCGAGCCGACTGAACGAGCACTACCCGGTGCTCTACACCGGCGAGGGCGACCTCGTCGCGCACGAGTGCATCCTGGATCTGCGTGGCCTCACGAAGGACTCCGGCATCACCGTCGACGACGTCGCCAAGCGACTGATCGACTACGGCTTCCACGCGCCGACGATGTCGTTCCCGGTCGCGGGCACGCTGATGGTCGAGCCGACCGAGTCCGAGAGCAAATTCGAACTCGACCGGTTCTGTGATGCGATGATCGCGATCCGAGGCGAGATCCAGGACGTCATGGACGGCACGATCGCCGCCGAGGACAGTGTGCTGCGCAACGCGCCGCACACGGCCATCAGCCTCGCCGGCGAATGGGACTACAAGTACTCGCGCAAGGACGCCGCCTACCCCGAAGGTGTCGACCCGATGCGCAAGTACTGGGCTCCGGTCCGTCGTATCGACGGTGCCTACGGTGACCGCAACCTGATCTGTTCCTGCCCGGCGCCGGAGGCGTACGAGGACTGA
- a CDS encoding pyridoxal phosphate-dependent aminotransferase: MRTVRQSRKLQGVRYDVRGPILVEAQRLEAEGHRILKLNIGNTAPFGFEAPEAIVADMVQSLPDAQGYSDSRGIYSARTAVAQYYQSRGFRDAVVDDVFIGNGVSELINMVLQTFIDDGNEILVPAPDYPLWTGAVTLCGGVPVHYRCDEENGWNPDLEDIESKITDNTHALVIINPNNPTGAVYSPDIVKGLIDIARRHDLVVMADEIYEKIIFDDAQHHHAATYAGDDVLCLTFSGLSKAYRVCGYRAGWVYITGPKHLATDFLEGLTLLANMRMCANVPAQHAIQTALGGYQSVNELIVPGGRFYEQSKLASRLLNEIPGVSCVEPEGALYCFPRLDPDVYPIKDDEQFVIDLLRAKKILVTHGTGFNWFEPDHFRLVTLPDVEVLTEAIGRIDEFLATMR; encoded by the coding sequence ATGCGCACCGTTCGCCAGTCCCGCAAGCTCCAGGGAGTTCGCTACGACGTCCGTGGCCCGATCCTCGTCGAGGCTCAGCGTCTCGAAGCCGAGGGTCACCGCATCCTGAAGCTCAACATCGGCAACACTGCCCCGTTCGGTTTCGAGGCGCCGGAGGCGATCGTCGCCGACATGGTGCAGTCACTCCCCGATGCGCAGGGGTACAGCGACTCGCGCGGCATCTACAGCGCACGCACCGCCGTCGCGCAGTACTACCAGTCGCGCGGCTTCCGCGACGCGGTCGTCGACGACGTGTTCATCGGCAACGGCGTCTCCGAGCTGATCAACATGGTGCTGCAGACATTCATCGATGACGGCAACGAGATCCTCGTCCCGGCACCCGACTACCCGCTGTGGACCGGAGCGGTCACCCTCTGCGGCGGCGTGCCGGTGCACTACCGGTGCGACGAGGAGAACGGCTGGAATCCCGACCTTGAGGACATCGAGTCGAAGATCACCGACAACACCCACGCCTTGGTGATCATCAACCCGAACAACCCGACGGGCGCCGTCTACTCCCCCGACATCGTCAAGGGACTCATCGACATCGCGCGCCGCCACGATCTGGTGGTCATGGCCGACGAGATCTACGAGAAGATCATCTTCGACGACGCCCAGCACCACCATGCCGCGACGTACGCGGGCGACGACGTCCTGTGCCTGACCTTCAGCGGACTGTCGAAGGCCTACCGAGTCTGTGGCTACCGGGCCGGCTGGGTCTACATCACCGGCCCCAAGCACCTGGCCACCGACTTCCTCGAAGGCCTCACCTTGCTCGCCAACATGCGCATGTGCGCAAACGTCCCCGCGCAGCACGCGATCCAGACGGCGCTCGGCGGCTACCAGTCGGTCAACGAACTGATCGTGCCCGGCGGACGTTTCTACGAGCAGTCGAAGCTGGCCTCCCGGTTGCTGAACGAGATCCCGGGCGTGAGCTGCGTCGAACCCGAAGGCGCTCTGTACTGCTTCCCGCGCCTCGACCCGGACGTGTACCCGATCAAGGACGACGAACAGTTCGTGATCGACCTGTTGCGCGCGAAAAAGATCCTGGTCACCCATGGCACCGGATTCAACTGGTTCGAGCCCGACCACTTCCGCCTGGTCACCTTGCCCGACGTCGAAGTGCTGACCGAGGCGATCGGCCGGATCGACGAGTTCCTGGCAACGATGCGCTGA